In Tachypleus tridentatus isolate NWPU-2018 chromosome 7, ASM421037v1, whole genome shotgun sequence, a genomic segment contains:
- the LOC143257724 gene encoding paired box protein Pax-2a-like: MLQQIMNLSLHLDHAGVNQLGDMFVNGRSLPDMVRQRIVEMAQQGVRPCDISRQLRVSHGCDSKILGRFYETGSIKPGVIGGSTPKVATPYVVEAITNYKMKHPTMFAWEIRDKLMADKICNQDNIPSVSSINRWVK; the protein is encoded by the exons ATGCTGCAACAAATTATGAATTTATCTCTTCACTTAGACCACGCAGGGGTTAACCAATTAGGCGATATGTTCGTGAATGGACGTTCTTTACCGGACATGGTGAGACAAAGGATTGTCGAGATGGCCCAACAGGGTGTCCGACCTTGCGATATTAGCCGGCAGTTAAGAGTGTCGCATGGTTGTGATTCTAAAATCCTAGGAAG GTTTTATGAAACCGGATCCATTAAACCTGGGGTCATCGGAGGTAGTACACCGAAAGTGGCGACTCCTTACGTGGTAGAAGCCATCACTAACTATAAGATGAAACATCCAACCATGTTTGCCTGGGAAATCCGAGACAAGTTGATGGCCGATAAGATATGTAACCAAGACAACATCCCTAGCGTAAGTTCCATCAACAGGTGGGTAAAATAA